From a region of the Betaproteobacteria bacterium genome:
- a CDS encoding ATP-binding cassette domain-containing protein produces MPLVSLDGASLAFGHVPLLDHVSAAIDRGERLALIGRNGSGKSSLLRVLTGESSLDDGLVRAEPGARIALVAQEPQFAADQDAYDAIAGGLGAISAQLIEYHDLGTRLGAAPSTEALERLHALQSALEHADGWRLDTRVEQTLAQLGLAGNARIETLSGGMLKRVALGRALVAQPDLLLLDEPTNHLDIDGIEWLETLLVGYAGAVMVVTHDRRFLDRVATRILELDRGELRSYPGRYVDYQARKSEELAAESAAQARFDKLLAQEEAWIRKGIEARRTRNEGRVRRLEALRRERFARRERLGTAQLAVDRGDLSGRLVAELVDVSKSYADEHGTRSVVRDLSCRIMRGDKVGFIGPNGAGKTTLLKLILGEVEPDSGSVRLGTRLQIAYFDQFRAQLDPDATLVEVISPGSEFVEIAGRRQHVIGYLGDFLFPPQRARSQVRSLSGGERNRLLLARLFARPANVIVLDEPTNDLDIETLELLEALLADYDATVLLVTHDRAFLDAVATQTIAYEGDGVWREYAGGFEDWWRVKRAQAQQAQAQQVQQAQAQAQQVQPKPLAGTAQRSAAAPKPAARRNDEGPRKLTFAERRELDQLPARIDALEGEQKTLGLRLADPALYQRAPQEVAAVRERLQAVEGEIAAAMHRWEMLATRE; encoded by the coding sequence ATGCCGCTCGTTTCCCTGGACGGCGCCAGCCTCGCGTTCGGCCATGTCCCGTTGCTCGACCACGTCTCGGCTGCGATCGATCGCGGCGAGCGCCTCGCACTGATCGGCCGCAACGGTAGCGGCAAGTCGAGTCTTTTGCGCGTCCTCACGGGGGAAAGCAGCCTCGATGACGGGCTGGTGCGTGCGGAGCCCGGCGCTCGGATCGCCCTGGTCGCGCAGGAGCCGCAATTCGCCGCCGATCAGGATGCCTACGACGCCATTGCGGGCGGGCTCGGCGCGATTTCCGCGCAGCTGATCGAATATCACGATCTCGGCACGCGCCTGGGCGCCGCGCCGAGCACCGAGGCGCTGGAACGGCTGCACGCGCTGCAGAGCGCGCTCGAGCACGCGGACGGGTGGCGTCTCGATACGCGCGTCGAACAGACGCTCGCTCAGCTGGGCCTGGCCGGCAATGCCCGCATCGAGACGCTGTCCGGCGGCATGCTCAAGCGCGTCGCGCTCGGCCGCGCGCTGGTCGCGCAACCCGATCTGCTGCTGCTCGACGAGCCGACCAACCACCTCGATATCGACGGGATCGAATGGCTGGAGACGCTGCTCGTCGGTTACGCCGGCGCGGTGATGGTGGTCACGCACGACCGGCGCTTTCTCGATCGCGTCGCGACGCGCATTCTGGAGCTGGATAGAGGCGAGCTTCGCAGCTATCCCGGCCGCTATGTCGACTACCAGGCGCGCAAAAGCGAGGAGCTGGCGGCGGAGTCGGCTGCGCAGGCGCGCTTCGACAAGCTGCTCGCGCAGGAAGAAGCATGGATCCGCAAAGGAATCGAAGCGCGCCGCACCCGCAACGAGGGACGCGTGCGGCGCCTGGAAGCCTTGCGGCGCGAGCGCTTCGCTCGACGCGAGCGGCTCGGCACGGCACAGCTCGCGGTGGATCGCGGCGATCTGTCGGGCAGGCTCGTGGCCGAGCTTGTCGATGTCTCGAAGTCCTATGCGGATGAACACGGCACGCGCAGCGTGGTGCGCGACCTCTCGTGCCGAATCATGCGCGGCGACAAGGTGGGATTCATCGGCCCCAACGGCGCCGGCAAGACGACGTTGCTGAAGCTGATACTGGGCGAGGTCGAACCGGATAGCGGCAGCGTGCGGCTGGGCACGCGCTTGCAGATCGCGTATTTCGATCAGTTCCGCGCGCAGCTCGATCCCGATGCGACCCTCGTCGAGGTGATCAGCCCGGGCTCCGAGTTCGTCGAGATCGCCGGCCGCCGCCAGCACGTCATCGGCTACCTGGGCGATTTTCTGTTTCCGCCGCAGCGTGCCCGCTCGCAGGTGCGCTCGCTCTCGGGCGGCGAGCGCAATCGGCTGCTGCTCGCGCGCCTGTTCGCGCGGCCCGCCAACGTGATCGTCCTGGACGAGCCGACCAACGACCTCGACATCGAGACGCTGGAGTTGCTGGAAGCATTGCTCGCGGACTACGACGCGACGGTGCTGCTGGTAACGCACGATCGCGCCTTTCTCGACGCGGTGGCGACCCAGACGATCGCCTACGAAGGCGACGGGGTGTGGCGCGAGTATGCCGGCGGATTCGAGGATTGGTGGCGGGTGAAGCGGGCACAGGCGCAGCAGGCGCAGGCGCAGCAGGTGCAGCAGGCGCAGGCGCAGGCGCAGCAGGTGCAGCCGAAGCCGCTCGCGGGGACTGCGCAACGCTCCGCGGCGGCGCCGAAGCCGGCCGCGCGCCGCAACGACGAGGGTCCGCGCAAGCTCACGTTCGCCGAGCGGCGCGAGCTCGATCAGTTGCCGGCGCGCATCGATGCGCTCGAAGGCGAGCAAAAGACGCTGGGCTTACGGCTCGCCGATCCGGCGCTCTACCAGCGCGCGCCGCAGGAAGTCGCGGCGGTGCGCGAACGGCTGCAAGCGGTGGAGGGTGAGATTGCGGCTGCGATGCATCGCTGGGAAATGCTCGCCACGCGGGAATGA
- a CDS encoding response regulator, whose product MSSSLAEILLVEDEADDAELLTRALMELRPGTRVTVIADGVEALRQLLADDQEAALTPKLIILDLKLPGLDGIEVLRCLTANARTAKIPVVVLSGTCSPEDVGASRSYGAKACMRKPSSGGDLRRVAKVLAGELH is encoded by the coding sequence ATGAGTAGTTCCCTGGCCGAGATTCTGCTCGTCGAAGATGAAGCCGACGATGCAGAACTATTAACGCGCGCATTGATGGAATTGCGCCCCGGCACGCGCGTCACGGTCATCGCCGACGGCGTCGAAGCATTGCGCCAGCTCCTGGCCGACGATCAGGAGGCGGCGCTGACGCCCAAGCTCATCATCCTCGATCTCAAGCTGCCGGGGCTGGACGGCATCGAAGTCCTGCGCTGCCTGACCGCCAACGCGCGCACGGCCAAGATTCCAGTGGTCGTGCTGTCGGGCACGTGCAGCCCGGAAGACGTGGGTGCGAGTCGCTCCTACGGCGCCAAGGCCTGCATGCGTAAGCCCTCGTCGGGCGGCGACCTGCGCCGGGTGGCGAAGGTGCTGGCGGGGGAGCTGCACTAG